The following proteins are encoded in a genomic region of Brachypodium distachyon strain Bd21 chromosome 1, Brachypodium_distachyon_v3.0, whole genome shotgun sequence:
- the LOC100823113 gene encoding ras-related protein RABH1b: MAPVSALAKYKLVFLGDQSVGKTSIITRFMYDKFDNTYQATIGIDFLSKTMYLEDRTVRLQLWDTAGQERFRSLIPSYIRDSSVAVIVFDVASRQSFLNTSKWIEEVRTERGSDVIIVLVGNKTDLVDKRQVSIEEGEGKAKDLGVMFIETSAKAGFNIKALFRKIAAALPGMETLSSAKQEDMVDVNLKSGNANSSQSQAQAGGCSC; this comes from the exons ATGGCCCCCGTTTCGGCTCTGGCCAAGTACAAGCTGGTCTTCCTCGGCGACCAGTCCGTCGGCAAGACCAGCATCATCACCCGCTTCATGTACGACAAGTTCGACAACACCTACCAG GCCACAATTGGTATTGACTTCCTGTCAAAGACAATGTACCTTGAAGACAGAACTGTGAGACTCCAGCTCTG GGATACAGCTGGTCAGGAAAGATTCAGGAGTTTAATCCCCAGCTACATCAGAGATTCTTCAGTTGCTGTAATTGTATTTGATGTCGCAA GCAGGCAGTCTTTCTTAAATACTTCGAAATGGATAGAGGAAGTCCGCACTGAGAGGGGAAGTGATGTCATCATTGTGCTTGTTGGGAACAAAACTGACCTTGTTGACAAGAG GCAGGTCTCCATAGAGGAGGGGGAAGGCAAAGCAAAAGACCTTGGTGTGATGTTTATTGAAACCAGTGCTAAAGCTGGTTTTAATATTAAG GCTCTGTTCCGCAAGATCGCTGCTGCACTCCCTGGAATGGAGACTCTTTCATCAGCGAAGCAGGAAGACATGGTTGATGTTAACTTGAAGTCCGGCAACGCGAACTCATCCCAGTCACAGGCGCAGGCTGGGGGATGCAGTTGTTAG